The nucleotide sequence ATGCCAAAGTATCTGCTAAAAATATACTGGCTTGGAGTGTGGAAGGAAAAGACGGCAAGTTCACAGTTTTTAATTTTAACAATCCTGATGTTTGCGGTGCTTTAGGATGCCTGTATACTGGTTATTGGCTAAGACAGAATCAACCAATTACTAAGGTATTCTTGAGTTACTTGAATCCCAATCTGCCACCAGGTAAGCATTTATTACAAGTGGGAGAGAACCGAGGTCAGGCATTACCGTGCATTAAGGTACTGCAAACAGAGCAAGAGCAACTACGCCAATTAAATTTTTGTTTCAATGGCGATCGCTATCAACTTGCTGATAGTCAGCTTTTCACAAGAAAATCGCCAAACGGCAACCAAGCCACTCAATACGGTTCGGATCAGGTTGATAATTGACATGGTTATCAAGAATTGAACGTAAGAATCGACCTTTTGGGAATTCTAAAAGGTCGATTTTTGGTGAACCGAACGATATTGGGTGAAAACAAGATTCTGAAAGCCGCTCTCTAGCGTTAGCTGACCAATTTTGGACAGTTTTTTCCCTAGGGTAGCCTAGCCACTTGGCTTGATTACAGTGGAGTTCGTGCCAACAACGGTTAAAACCGCAGCTAGGAAAAAACTCTGCCATAGTCTTTAGGACTAAAGCTGCGTGTCACAATAAACATCGATTGTAGGGTGCGTCAGACTCGATAAATCTGGCAAATAAACAGATTTTTGACATCTGACGCACCCTACTAATGTGCCAGTTGCGTAAGTCCTGGTCTTGTTAGCTAAGGCAGGGTATTTTTATCCGCACTATAGTTGCATTGGGCTATTCCTCATCATCCAGTTCATCGTCTTCCTCATAATCATCAACGTCTAACTCAGCTTCCAAATCGTCGGTTTCATCAAGGAAATCTTCATCGTCAATAAGTTGAATTTTCCGAGGTGGCTTGGTTGCTGGTTTAGATTTACGGACGCTTTGAGTTTTGTTCCTGTTCTTGTTTGGTGGCAAGACTTCCACGTCTACAGATACCGATTCTCCCGGTAAAGTAGGTAGAGATTGCGGTTCATTGAAACCTGCGATCGCATTATGTTGTTGCCAAATTAAACTTTTAGCTGTGACTGTACCCAAATACAGTTGCGGCAGATTTTCAACTGTGGGTTTAGTGTAAGCTACAGTCTTGCAACAGTTGTGTTTATTCTTACCTTCACCTTCTTTTACCGCTTTAAACTCAACTTCCAGTACACCTAAACTCCGCCATTTATCACTTTTACCACTAAATGGCACTTGGAAATAATCAGCGAAGGTTTTCTCTAATGAACGGTAAAATTCCTCACGTACTGATTTAAAACTCCAAAGAGCCACGTTTTTAAACCGGACTACAACAGGAGTAGTATGTAATGGCTGATTCTTGTCATCAAGAAGCATTAGTGCGTGTTCTGAACACACATCCATCGTTTTCTTGTCAAGGCTATGTTTATAATCATCATAAAGTCCAACAAACGAACCACCCAAGTCTTCAACATCTGATTTATAGCGGATATACTCTGGTGCAAAAGCTAAAACCAGTAACCGACCTTCAGTAATTAATAGTCCGGTAACATCTTCAGTTAAAGTGACAGTAGTTAGGTCGTCTTCTCCAGGCATTTCAAGCCAACCAGCTTTTTCTAACTGGTCTTCTGGAATCAAAAGTCCAGCAGGTTTATCGTTAACGACAATGCCATAGGGAAGAATCGGTTTGCGAACCTGGTTATAATTATCATTGAATAGTTCTGGGTCTATTTCAAATTCTGTTCCTTCAAAGTCATAAGCGTCAGTATCAGTTGCTTTAGCTTTGGCAGATTTAGGTTTGGAAGCAGCAGTTTTGGCTGTAGATTGATTGGTACGATGAGAATTATTGGTAGCTTTTGATTTAACCATTGGACTGCATAAATATCATTGCCCAAAGCATGAGGCGTTAGCCTCAAAACTTAGTTGCTACCTTGCCTAAAATTGTAGCAGTTTTAAATGCTGAAAAATGCAGAATCTTTCCTAATTTAATTCGTTACGAACTTATAAAATCCTTGTTCAGACTCTTTCTACACAGATTCTCATACTTCTCGGATTCGGATAAGGATTAAGCAGTACTGATATTATTGAAAATAAGTGACTATTTTATGACTCCAGTTATCTGTAAATTGGTTTATTTGAAGGGAACTTTGAACCAAATTTTTTAATACCTCTAAGATTACTTCTATTTAGGATAGTGGTAAATATCTAATGATACTAAAGCCTGAAAACCTTATTTGGCAAGAGTTGAACAGCAAAACATCACTATATTCTCTACCACTATAGGAATAATATTTGATTCCTGAAATTATTTGCATAGGCAGGCAAGAGGCACTCATGCAAGAGGCAAAGGGATTCTAGACGATTAAGGTGTACCGAGTTTTTTTTAAATCAAATATGAGTCCTATATTCACAATCTTTTCGAGTAGGCAGTTCTGATAATTGCAACTAAATTGCTCCTATTTGCTGCCTAACCCACGCACGAAATGCTTTCATTGTCGCATTTCTACCATCAGTTTTACTCAGCATCAAATATTTAGGAATTGCTTGACAAATTGGTAGATTTGTAAAAATCGAACTGGTATTTGATTCTACATACTTACCATCTACTAACAGGTTTATTTCCAACTTTCTTCCATTCCATCGCCACAGTTCCGGTACTCTTAAAGCTTGATAATTATTGAAACGAGTGCGGGAGGTAATATCAATTTCAATGGCCAAATCTGGAGGCGGGTCTGTTTCTAAATTGATTCTATCTTGTCCCCTAACCCTAGCTTCATTTTGGATATAAAAACAATCATCTGGCTCTACCCCAGCATCCATGTTTTCTCTATCAAAAGTTGTAGAACCCAAACTCCAAAATTCCAGATCGAGTTCTTCTAATAAGGCTTTTACCAAGTCCCCAATAATAACTTTAGCTACTTCATGCTCTGGTAATGGAGCCATTATTTCCAGCACCCCTTGACTGTAACCTATCTTATAATTGCGATGCTCTCCAAATTCTGCCAAAATACGTTTGTATGCAGACCAAGAGATATCTTTAATCAACAACTGATGACCGGGTTTAACAATTAGTTGGTTGAGTTCAAGTAACATACTCAATTTTTTCCTTTTTCTTAACCTAACTTAGCCCAATCAGTATTTCTCCAGTATAGTTCATATTTAAGATGAAGTTAACATTCATGTTCAGTATGTAGCTGAAAATAGAGTATATTTCTTTACTGTTGCAGTTATCTAATTTCTCCCATAAGGATTTATTGGACAGGTTTAACAGTAACGACTCATAAAGCTGTCATGTATCTGACACTCCTCTAGAAATAGAGTTTCTAATACCAATTCTATGTGAAGCTGTGCCAAATAAATTTTGTAGAGACTTTCCATGTAACGTCTCTACAACAACGGATAAATTGGGGTAAAAGTAGCGAAGCTGTCACCAGCCGCCACGTAATGGCTGAAAAGATTACTGTTGTCGGTGGAAGGATAAGATTGCCGTTTTTACGTGCTTATGCTTCCAATTGATTTCGGCAAAATTATGCTTCCAAATAAACAAGCGTGCCATTCATTCCGGTATAGATCATGTTCATTCATAGCCGAGAGAGCTTTGAACATCACGTAAAGTCTTCTTAGCATACCAACTCAGCATGACTCCTGGCCTAGTGAGAAGCTTAGTCACCCTAGCTTGAGTCGGCTTGTGTCCTGTTTCATGAAGAAATTGAGCAATATCAATAATTTCTTGGCATATGCGTTCTCTTTTCTCTTGCCCACTAGCTTTCTGGTACTCTTTATACCGCTTAGAGATTTCGCGAGAAAGTTCAGAGAAATATCGGTATAAATAGCTGTTATTTTTATAGCCAAGTCGTCGATTAATGGAAAGAAGTGAAGGAGGTGGAAATTCTTTGAGTGCTGCTTCCAGAATAGGTTGTATTTTTTGCTGTTGACTTACCTTTCTGTACTCAGTATGTCTAATTTTTATTTCCTCACATAAAGAAGGAAAATGATATTGTAGAACTAAAGGACGATATCTCAAACGAAGTGCCACATTTTCCAAAGAAGGTGCAAGATATTCCTTGAGTACCTCTGTTAGAACTACATTTAAAACTTGTTTTCTCTCCAAATCTAAGTGCTTATAAGATTTTCTTGGCTGCTTAACTACATTCAGTTCCGTTTCCAGAAAAATGTTTTTTGAGTCAGCTAATAATACGTCTGTTGTTAAGAAATCTAACAGCGATATTTCCAAATAGTGAGTTAAAACCAAAAGATTATCAATTTGAGGTATTACTTCTCCTTTACACCACAAACCAATTGTTGCCTTATTCATCCCAGATTGCCGAGAAAATGCAGGGATACTAGATTTCAAAACTTGCAAAATGTAGGTAGAAATTGTATTACTAACTTTCTGAAGATTAGGAGGAGAATTGAGAGTAGGTGTTACTGCAACTAGCTCTCCCAAATTGTTAACTATATTCAATTGCCGATTCTGTTCTGCTTCTGACTTTATCTGGCTTGTGACAACAGTTTTGTGTCGGTTATTTCCCAGCCATTTACCACATTTATTACAGTGTCCGGTTCGGGAGTCCCCAGAAATTGTCAGTTGTTGTTGATGACAGTAAGGACACTGCTCTTGCAACGGTTGATGATGGTAAGGACAGACTTGGGCAGTATTGATAGACCAGAGAAGTGGTTCATAAACGCTTGTGTGATTGTCATGCCATTCTTGGTAGCATTTGGGACACCAAGCCCGGTGACGACGGAGCAAGCCTCTTTTAGAAATGACCTGCGCCCAAGGTAACAGGGTAAGGTAGTGCAAGTCCAAACGCCTAGTTAGAGCAGACATTGCACCCACAAGATTAGTTGCCATCAACCCTGTTCCATTAAACGCTGTTCTATCTCTGCCAGTCCCAAATACTTTGCTAATACTTTCATCTTGCAATTTTGCTTCTTTGCCCATAAGTGGGGCAATTTCGGTTATAGTCAACCGTCTAACAGTGACGCAATGTTCATGAGCAAGTCTTTGCACATAGCCTGTTAAGCTTTCTACATCAGGAGTTCCTATACCAATTGGCTCTAGATGATATAAGCGACTTCTTTGTGGGATGGCAGTTTTCTCAATATCCCACGACGGGTAAAGTTTGAGCGTCTCGGAGAGCATATTACTGATTGCCTACTTGATGCCGCTTGGGTTTGGGTTGTCCAGGTTTTCTTCTTAAACGTCCTTTTTGAGTACCTAATTGTAGAGTTTTCAATGTCTGTGACTCCGAATCATCTGCAACGGCTCCTAAAGATGGCAAACCAAGTTCTGCACGCAGTTGAGAAACTTCTGCTTCAATTTGTGCATGATTGTTTTCACCTTCCTTAATTTTCTTGAGAATGTTCCGGCATTGGGCAACAGATAGGGCACGCCGTTCTAAATGTTGAATTTTAACGGTGTTCGCACCTTCAGTCATGGCATCGAAGAGCGCATTCTGAAACCAATTTTTGAGAATCCCTACGCAGCCGAGACTTCGCTCATAACAGTAATCCCAATGAGAAACTAAATCCGGCTCCTCAACAAGGGGCATATTCAGTTGAAAACCCCACACCACGCTTTGAAATATCTCCCTGTCCTGGGTGCAGTCAGCACGGTAGCGGGGAAAGTGTACATAGGCACTACGCCGACTCAATTGATCCCCTACATCGTGTAAGGTGAGCAGTTCATAGGTGCCAACTAACCCATGCACAACACTTGTTCTATTGGCAAGGGACTTAATAGCTTCTGGTAAATCTGTGAGCTTGCGCCCGGAAGCTATCATCAGCATGTGATGAGCTTCATCAATAAAAAAAATTTTGGGTTTACGATGCTTGAGAGCTTGTTCTAATGCCCATCCCAAGTCAGTTTCAATAACTTTTGATTCAATAACAATTTGCCCATTGCTATTACGATATATACCTCGCGTCCCATAGTCTATTTTCTGGTCAATTAATGGTTCATGAAGGGCAAATAAGCAGCGTTTGATATGATCTTTTGAATTGAAAAGTCCAGATTTTTGAACTACTGCCTCAACTGATGCAACTGGCAACCAACCTCTGTCAGCTTCTAATTCGTGTTGGTTCGTCTCAATCAGCCACTTTTCAATCAGCAGCCGCAGGGTTGTTTTACCAACTCCAGTTGGCCCGTAAATAAAAATAACTCGTGATTCACCAGAATTACTAACCAAAAGCTTGAGTAAATTGAAGGTTTCTTCTAACCGAGGGTGTGCCATTGTATAGTTATCGAAGAAAGCCAACCGCACTAGCGGTGATTGCAACAGTAGAGATTGAGGGAATTTAGAGGATTTAGACATGATTAATAAGAATCGAAAGATTGAAGCCGATGAGGTTTAATCGCTATATTTTCGGATGTAGGAGACGATTCTGAGTTATTATTGTTAATCTCTTCTGCGATATTCAATTGCTCCAAAAAACTTTCTTTTTGCCTGACTCCATTAATAACTTGAAATACTTCCTTACCTTGAGCATCTCGCAAACGTTGCGTGAGTAAAACTTCCTCTGCTTCAGCAGTTGATAAAAATTCCGCTAACTTTTTAGCTCTCACTGTTAATTGTTTGTCATGGTTAGAGTTACGCTTTTGTAACTCAGCAGTCGCCAGCCAAATTTCTTTTTCTGAGCGTCCTTTGAAAATTGCATAATATTCACTAATACATTTAACCCATTGACCACGGATATAGGCATAGGCAATTCCAACATCAAACGGGTCATATCTGGCTTCTACATCAGTTTTCTGGATTAAAGGGTCACGAAAGGCTGAATTCCAGTAGTGAATGCTCCTTATTTGTATCCCTTTAGCTGGATGCACTTTTACCTTCCCGGATTGTGTCGTTGGTAAGGTTAAAATTCTCCAGGTTTCGTCATTAGGTATTAGTCGGTGAGCGCGACTTCCGTACTGGGATATTCCTGAAGTAAAAGCCTGTTTTGGAGAAATTCCTAATGCCGGATGTTCTGTTGTGTCGTACTCAGAGTAAGCCCATTCGCAGAGATATAAATACAATAAGCCAAGTGTCCAAACTGCCAAATTTTTAGGATTGACAGATTTGGTCATCAACCTAATTTTTTTAGTAATCTGTGTATTACCAGCCAAGTTGTAGAGCAACTGGGTGTTTGCCGTTCCAAATAGGCGTTCACAAACTCCACTAAATCGAGAAGCAGCAGGAGGACGATGTTTGAGTGTACACTCAAACAAAGCCAACAAGCTCTCAAAATAGTTACTGTGAAACTCTTTGCCGTTGTCCGTCACAATTATTTGGGGTAGGCGAGAGTGACGCATCACGCAAATCCGCAGCACCATCATGCAGCTGCGGTAGCTGGGAGGGTCAAAAGTCAAATAAACCGCCAGTATTGAACGACTGTAAGCATCCACCAAAAATGTTGCCCAAGGTCTGCCAAGAACTTGACCTGTAAGTGAACACCGTAACTCTATATCCATTTTTGTGTGGTCAATATGACCAACCTCAAAAGGGCGGTCTCCGTGACGCGGTGTCGTTAGCTCTAATTCCCAGTAAAAAGGTTTTTGTGGGTAGGCAGCCCGATGTCCAACGCGTGCCTTTGTCTGTTCCCAACCACTACGCCGTTTTATTTCGTTAATAAATGTTTTGTAGCTGGGAATTTGGTCTGGGGAAATTCCGGCGCTTACACAGGCATTGCTAAAAGCTCCATAGACTTCATACTTGCGCTTCTGTTTGTGCGTTTCGTAGGCTTGTGTTATGAACTTGTCTATTAATTCTAAGGTCTGTTGGGGTAGCTTTCGGTTGCGGTTGCCTTTTTTATTAGAGCAACTCAAAAGCCCGATATACCCATAGCCGAATTTTTGTTGTGCTTGCCGATATTTGGTTAACCAATCCCTTAAGGTACGTTCTGATATTGTGGAATTCTCTAGTGGTTGTCCCAGCAATATTGGTTCAATACTTCTGTAGCGGTGATTAGCCTCTTCTAAATCTTTTGAACTGGCTTGGAGCAGAATAGACTTTATTTGGTCATCGTTACAGTTGGACTGTTGGAGTTGAGAAGCTGTGATTTTTCCTTGCCGAATTTTACTTTCAAACTCAGAAATGGGCAAATCAATAAAGTCTCCTTCTCTGGCACGCAAAGTAATCTC is from Cylindrospermum stagnale PCC 7417 and encodes:
- a CDS encoding AAA family ATPase; translated protein: MSKSSKFPQSLLLQSPLVRLAFFDNYTMAHPRLEETFNLLKLLVSNSGESRVIFIYGPTGVGKTTLRLLIEKWLIETNQHELEADRGWLPVASVEAVVQKSGLFNSKDHIKRCLFALHEPLIDQKIDYGTRGIYRNSNGQIVIESKVIETDLGWALEQALKHRKPKIFFIDEAHHMLMIASGRKLTDLPEAIKSLANRTSVVHGLVGTYELLTLHDVGDQLSRRSAYVHFPRYRADCTQDREIFQSVVWGFQLNMPLVEEPDLVSHWDYCYERSLGCVGILKNWFQNALFDAMTEGANTVKIQHLERRALSVAQCRNILKKIKEGENNHAQIEAEVSQLRAELGLPSLGAVADDSESQTLKTLQLGTQKGRLRRKPGQPKPKRHQVGNQ
- a CDS encoding Uma2 family endonuclease, giving the protein MLLELNQLIVKPGHQLLIKDISWSAYKRILAEFGEHRNYKIGYSQGVLEIMAPLPEHEVAKVIIGDLVKALLEELDLEFWSLGSTTFDRENMDAGVEPDDCFYIQNEARVRGQDRINLETDPPPDLAIEIDITSRTRFNNYQALRVPELWRWNGRKLEINLLVDGKYVESNTSSIFTNLPICQAIPKYLMLSKTDGRNATMKAFRAWVRQQIGAI
- a CDS encoding TnsA endonuclease C-terminal domain-containing protein, which encodes MLTPDEFDSWCSRQNLSLLGRKTLADIRSKEPARRVGGGRKNVSGFYPSKKMGQTIQFESHKVELPFIYSLEHDEDILEFYDQPPAFKINYQGVSGRNIGFFYTPDFFVIRTNSAGWVECKTLSELKSLIFKHPHRYSKGEDLKWYSPPASEHAAQFGFDFHIQSDDQINWVLYRNITFLEDYYRNCVDSINPNQTQLIRAIIQEQPGITLRELLYKANKVSADEIYQLVATEKIYVDLKATLLVEPERCRVFCDQLSGTTYNLMVSSQTIADSISSPVINLIPNTPINWDGQSYNVVQIGHTEITLRAREGDFIDLPISEFESKIRQGKITASQLQQSNCNDDQIKSILLQASSKDLEEANHRYRSIEPILLGQPLENSTISERTLRDWLTKYRQAQQKFGYGYIGLLSCSNKKGNRNRKLPQQTLELIDKFITQAYETHKQKRKYEVYGAFSNACVSAGISPDQIPSYKTFINEIKRRSGWEQTKARVGHRAAYPQKPFYWELELTTPRHGDRPFEVGHIDHTKMDIELRCSLTGQVLGRPWATFLVDAYSRSILAVYLTFDPPSYRSCMMVLRICVMRHSRLPQIIVTDNGKEFHSNYFESLLALFECTLKHRPPAASRFSGVCERLFGTANTQLLYNLAGNTQITKKIRLMTKSVNPKNLAVWTLGLLYLYLCEWAYSEYDTTEHPALGISPKQAFTSGISQYGSRAHRLIPNDETWRILTLPTTQSGKVKVHPAKGIQIRSIHYWNSAFRDPLIQKTDVEARYDPFDVGIAYAYIRGQWVKCISEYYAIFKGRSEKEIWLATAELQKRNSNHDKQLTVRAKKLAEFLSTAEAEEVLLTQRLRDAQGKEVFQVINGVRQKESFLEQLNIAEEINNNNSESSPTSENIAIKPHRLQSFDSY
- a CDS encoding TniQ family protein, coding for MLSETLKLYPSWDIEKTAIPQRSRLYHLEPIGIGTPDVESLTGYVQRLAHEHCVTVRRLTITEIAPLMGKEAKLQDESISKVFGTGRDRTAFNGTGLMATNLVGAMSALTRRLDLHYLTLLPWAQVISKRGLLRRHRAWCPKCYQEWHDNHTSVYEPLLWSINTAQVCPYHHQPLQEQCPYCHQQQLTISGDSRTGHCNKCGKWLGNNRHKTVVTSQIKSEAEQNRQLNIVNNLGELVAVTPTLNSPPNLQKVSNTISTYILQVLKSSIPAFSRQSGMNKATIGLWCKGEVIPQIDNLLVLTHYLEISLLDFLTTDVLLADSKNIFLETELNVVKQPRKSYKHLDLERKQVLNVVLTEVLKEYLAPSLENVALRLRYRPLVLQYHFPSLCEEIKIRHTEYRKVSQQQKIQPILEAALKEFPPPSLLSINRRLGYKNNSYLYRYFSELSREISKRYKEYQKASGQEKRERICQEIIDIAQFLHETGHKPTQARVTKLLTRPGVMLSWYAKKTLRDVQSSLGYE
- a CDS encoding DUF5895 domain-containing protein, which gives rise to MVKSKATNNSHRTNQSTAKTAASKPKSAKAKATDTDAYDFEGTEFEIDPELFNDNYNQVRKPILPYGIVVNDKPAGLLIPEDQLEKAGWLEMPGEDDLTTVTLTEDVTGLLITEGRLLVLAFAPEYIRYKSDVEDLGGSFVGLYDDYKHSLDKKTMDVCSEHALMLLDDKNQPLHTTPVVVRFKNVALWSFKSVREEFYRSLEKTFADYFQVPFSGKSDKWRSLGVLEVEFKAVKEGEGKNKHNCCKTVAYTKPTVENLPQLYLGTVTAKSLIWQQHNAIAGFNEPQSLPTLPGESVSVDVEVLPPNKNRNKTQSVRKSKPATKPPRKIQLIDDEDFLDETDDLEAELDVDDYEEDDELDDEE